One region of Triticum aestivum cultivar Chinese Spring chromosome 6B, IWGSC CS RefSeq v2.1, whole genome shotgun sequence genomic DNA includes:
- the LOC123139357 gene encoding thioredoxin-like protein CDSP32, chloroplastic produces MASTAQLLGHLAGSTATASLSFTPVSGGGSSKVRFLPATAQRRRVVARPRAAVSGAEKEKAKPAESGSKEDERVVQVHSAEEFDSALQKAKNRLVVVEFAASHSVNSKRIYPCMVDLSRTCGDVDFLLVMGDESEATRELCQREGITQVPHFSFYKGTEKVHEEEGIGPDQLAGDVLYYGDNHAGVVQLHNRADVEALMAENSGEDGKLLVLDVGLKHCGPCVKVYPTVVKLSRSMADTAVFARMNGDENDACMQFLKDMEVVEVPTFLFIRDKKIVGRYVGSGKGELIGEILRYQGVRVTY; encoded by the coding sequence ATGGCCTCCACCGCCCAGCTTCTCGGCCACCTCGCCGGCTCCACCGCCACAGCCAGCCTTAGCTTCACGCCTgtcagcggcggcggcagcagcaaggTCAGGTTCCTGCCGGCGACGGCGCAGAGGCGCCGCGTGGTGGCGCGCCCGCGGGCCGCGGTGTCCGGCGCGGAGAAGGAGAAGGCCAAGCCGGCCGAGTCCGGAAGcaaggaggacgagcgcgtggtgCAGGTGCACAGCGCGGAGGAGTTCGACAGCGCGCTCCAGAAGGCCAAGAACAGGCTGGTGGTGGTGGAGTTCGCGGCGAGCCACAGCGTGAACAGCAAGCGCATCTACCCGTGCATGGTGGACCTCAGCCGCACCTGCGGCGACGTCGACTTCCTCCTCGTCATGGGCGACGAGTCGGAGGCCACGCGGGAGCTGTGCCAGCGGGAGGGCATCACCCAGGTGCCGCACTTCTCCTTCTACAAGGGCACCGAGAAGGTGCACGAGGAGGAGGGCATCGGCCCCGACCAGCTCGCCGGCGACGTTCTCTACTACGGCGACAACCACGCCGGCGTCGTGCAGCTGCACAACCGGGCGGACGTGGAGGCGCTCATGGCCGAGAACAGCGGCGAGGACGGCAAGCTGCTGGTGCTGGACGTCGGGCTCAAGCACTGCGGGCCCTGCGTCAAGGTCTACCCCACCGTCGTCAAGCTCTCCCGCTCCATGGCCGACACCGCCGTCTTCGCGCGCATGAACGGCGACGAGAACGACGCATGCATGCAGTTCCTCAAGGACATGGAGGTCGTCGAGGTGCCCACCTTCCTCTTCATCAGGGACAAGAAAATCGTGGGCCGCTACGTCGGCTCCGGCAAGGGCGAGCTCATCGGCGAGATCCTCCGCTACCAGGGCGTCAGGGTCACATACTAA